Proteins encoded within one genomic window of Pyxidicoccus xibeiensis:
- a CDS encoding glycosyltransferase — protein sequence MRRPYTLIAGDFVATGGMDRANLALALWLAKQGGPVRLVAHRVADELLGYPNVRFVHVPKPGNAYLLGEPLLDAVGRAWALRTRAEGGRVLANGGNCPVPAANWVHYVHGAYVSRPVGGVLRQVKGRLSHQLYLRGERQALRRARVIIANSERTRADLVAATGVPESRVRVIYYGGDPERFRPASAEERRAARAALGWPESRRVALFVGALGDKRKGFDTLFRAWARLCGRGDWGVDLKVVGVGAQREAWEREAAANGLGERIQFLGFRKDVPVLLSAADLLVAPTRYEAYGLGVHEALCAGLPALVSRTAGVAERYPAALQGLLLDDPDDVDGLVRRLEAWREQEAAWAPHVAALSESLRAQTWDVMSAAIFDVMEREG from the coding sequence ATGCGAAGACCGTACACGCTCATCGCGGGTGATTTCGTCGCCACTGGCGGCATGGACCGGGCCAACCTGGCGCTGGCGCTCTGGCTTGCGAAGCAGGGCGGCCCCGTGCGGCTGGTGGCGCACCGGGTGGCGGACGAGCTGCTCGGCTACCCCAACGTGCGCTTCGTGCACGTGCCCAAGCCGGGCAATGCGTATCTGCTGGGCGAGCCGCTGCTGGACGCGGTGGGACGCGCCTGGGCGCTGCGCACGCGGGCCGAGGGCGGCCGTGTCCTGGCCAACGGGGGCAACTGCCCGGTGCCCGCGGCGAACTGGGTGCACTACGTGCACGGGGCCTATGTGTCCCGGCCCGTGGGCGGCGTGCTGAGACAGGTGAAGGGGCGGCTGAGCCACCAGCTCTACCTGCGCGGAGAGCGGCAGGCGCTGCGGCGGGCGCGGGTCATCATCGCCAACTCGGAGCGCACGCGGGCGGACCTGGTGGCGGCAACCGGGGTTCCGGAGTCGCGGGTGCGCGTCATCTACTACGGCGGCGACCCGGAGCGCTTCCGGCCCGCGTCTGCCGAGGAGCGGCGCGCGGCGCGGGCGGCGCTGGGCTGGCCGGAGTCGCGGCGCGTGGCGCTGTTCGTGGGGGCGCTGGGCGACAAGCGCAAGGGCTTCGACACACTCTTTCGCGCGTGGGCACGACTGTGCGGGCGCGGGGACTGGGGCGTGGACCTCAAGGTGGTGGGCGTGGGTGCGCAGCGCGAGGCGTGGGAGCGCGAGGCGGCGGCGAACGGGCTGGGCGAGCGCATCCAGTTCCTCGGCTTCCGCAAGGACGTGCCGGTGCTGCTGTCCGCGGCGGACCTGCTGGTGGCTCCCACGCGGTACGAGGCCTACGGGCTGGGCGTGCACGAGGCGCTGTGTGCGGGCCTGCCCGCGCTGGTGAGCCGCACGGCGGGCGTGGCGGAGCGCTACCCGGCCGCGCTGCAGGGGCTGCTGCTGGATGACCCGGACGACGTGGACGGGCTGGTGCGGCGACTGGAGGCCTGGCGCGAGCAGGAGGCGGCCTGGGCTCCCCACGTGGCGGCGCTCTCCGAGTCCCTGCGAGCTCAGACGTGGGACGTCATGTCCGCCGCCATCTTCGACGTGATGGAGCGCGAGGGTTAG
- a CDS encoding glycosyltransferase: MSGPSAGAGLRVLHLGKFYPPASGGMEAHVQTLARAQAELGAQVEVLCANHSEDGAGTSHEFHGRSPTREDWDGPVRVVRLGRRASVARMDVMPELPRALSRALARGVDVVHLHTPNPTMVLALDVMPRLPPVVVTHHSDVIRQKVAGALFRPFEALLYARARRVLATSEAYVPGSPLLRAFASKVRALPLGIDLAPYLQPSQAVLDAEARWRAEAAGTPLWLMVGRLVYYKGLFTALDALARAPGRLVVVGVGPLEAEGRERAKALGVEDRVTWAGYLPPDALTGAYRAATALWFPSNARSEAYGLSQVEAMASGLPVLNTAIPHSGVAWVSRHEETGLTVPVGDAAALAAAARRLADDPALAKRLGSAARARAVAEFQHDVMAARSLSLYAEVLGRPAPVARAGPEASARAVARGA, from the coding sequence GTGAGCGGGCCGTCAGCGGGGGCAGGTCTCCGGGTGCTGCACCTGGGCAAGTTCTACCCACCGGCCTCCGGCGGCATGGAGGCCCACGTCCAGACGCTGGCCCGGGCACAGGCGGAGCTGGGCGCGCAGGTGGAGGTGCTCTGCGCCAACCACTCCGAGGACGGCGCGGGCACCAGCCACGAGTTCCACGGCCGCAGCCCCACCCGCGAGGACTGGGACGGGCCGGTGCGGGTGGTGCGCCTGGGCCGCCGCGCCTCGGTGGCGCGCATGGACGTGATGCCGGAGCTGCCGCGGGCGCTCTCCCGCGCGCTGGCGCGGGGCGTGGACGTGGTGCACCTGCACACGCCCAACCCCACCATGGTGCTGGCGCTGGACGTGATGCCCCGGCTGCCGCCCGTGGTCGTCACGCACCACAGCGACGTCATCCGCCAGAAGGTGGCCGGCGCGCTCTTCCGCCCCTTCGAGGCATTGCTGTACGCGCGCGCCCGCCGGGTGCTGGCCACCAGCGAGGCGTACGTGCCGGGCTCGCCGCTGCTGCGCGCCTTCGCGAGCAAGGTGCGCGCGCTGCCGCTGGGCATCGACCTGGCGCCCTACCTCCAGCCGTCCCAGGCGGTGCTCGACGCGGAGGCGCGCTGGCGCGCGGAGGCCGCGGGCACGCCGCTGTGGCTGATGGTGGGGCGGCTCGTCTACTACAAGGGCCTGTTCACCGCGCTGGACGCGCTGGCGCGGGCGCCGGGCCGGCTGGTGGTGGTGGGCGTGGGGCCGCTGGAGGCCGAGGGCCGCGAGCGGGCGAAGGCGCTGGGCGTGGAGGACCGGGTGACGTGGGCGGGCTACCTGCCGCCGGACGCGCTCACCGGCGCCTACCGCGCGGCCACCGCGCTCTGGTTCCCCAGCAACGCCCGCAGCGAGGCGTATGGCCTGTCGCAGGTGGAGGCGATGGCCAGCGGGCTGCCCGTGCTCAACACCGCCATTCCCCACTCGGGCGTGGCGTGGGTGAGCCGGCACGAGGAGACGGGGCTGACGGTGCCGGTGGGCGACGCGGCGGCGCTGGCGGCCGCGGCGCGGCGCCTGGCGGACGACCCGGCCCTGGCGAAGCGGCTGGGCAGCGCGGCTCGCGCGCGGGCGGTGGCCGAGTTCCAGCATGACGTCATGGCCGCGCGCAGCCTGTCGCTGTACGCGGAGGTGCTGGGCCGTCCGGCGCCGGTGGCACGGGCCGGGCCCGAGGCCTCCGCGCGCGCCGTGGCGAGGGGGGCTTGA
- a CDS encoding GumC family protein — translation MDGTVNDPAGGAGALTPAGMMQHVRALWRRKWVVLGVAVVVAGLSAAYTLRQPKVYSASTSLIIDVMAPRFLDGDVKEVMGEERSNYWFNKEYYATQSEIITSRAVASRVVDKLGLATDAAFLGLEHLQDEKARLQAMQATDAVGALQSRIRVIPAKDSRVMDIAVDDTDARRAALLANEVAAAYMAENLALKLRTTEDARTWLEGRLADLETTSKSSELAVYDFKKDADMLSTSLESRMSIVSERINTYNLKLTEVRIQIAAQQARVEAIQKLRKASPEDETWAEALTGMNEGPIQDLRRSYTELRVNCAELGERYLAEHPKLLECNRKLGVVREDFLKSLSNVVRGAETALNEAVAQEKNLVRLLDTAKAEAFVVNKKSIEFDRLKRESDNNQRLYELVAKRLKDIELSGLLRTSNVRVLDAARPILAPVKPNVRRNLAMGLVLGLLAGLGAALLLDLLENSVATQADVEERLGLAFLGVVPRIEGSKAPRERDLYVHREPKSSVAECTRAIRTNLLFMSPDKPFKTMVVTSSSPQEGKSTTCINLGVAMAQSGNRVLLLDTDMRRPRLHRAFGVPNEMGISSLVVGEGTLDKAVKSTEVPGLFVLPCGPLPPNPAELLHTQAFAELLKSVSERFDRVILDSPPINAVADAAVLATQCDGVVLVLKAGKTNRESARRALRSLADVQARLYGAILNDVDLKAPRYGDSYLAYQQGYGQYAEDTKDGVAQS, via the coding sequence GTGGACGGAACCGTGAACGACCCGGCCGGCGGAGCCGGCGCCCTGACGCCCGCGGGCATGATGCAGCACGTGCGGGCGCTGTGGCGGCGCAAGTGGGTCGTCCTCGGCGTGGCGGTGGTGGTGGCGGGCCTGTCGGCCGCGTACACGCTGCGCCAGCCCAAGGTCTACTCCGCCAGCACCTCCCTCATCATCGACGTGATGGCGCCGCGCTTCCTGGATGGCGACGTCAAGGAGGTGATGGGCGAGGAGCGCAGCAACTACTGGTTCAACAAGGAGTACTACGCGACGCAGAGCGAAATCATCACCTCGCGCGCGGTGGCGAGCCGGGTGGTGGACAAGCTCGGCCTGGCCACGGACGCGGCCTTCCTGGGCCTGGAGCACCTCCAGGACGAGAAGGCGCGCCTGCAGGCCATGCAGGCCACGGACGCGGTGGGCGCGCTCCAGTCCCGCATCCGCGTCATCCCCGCGAAGGACTCGCGCGTCATGGACATCGCGGTGGACGACACCGACGCCAGGCGCGCCGCGCTGCTCGCCAACGAGGTGGCCGCCGCGTACATGGCGGAGAACCTGGCGCTCAAGCTGCGGACGACGGAGGACGCGCGCACGTGGCTGGAGGGGCGGCTGGCGGACCTCGAGACGACGTCCAAGTCCAGCGAGCTGGCCGTCTACGACTTCAAGAAGGACGCGGACATGCTGTCCACGTCGCTGGAGTCGCGGATGAGCATCGTCAGCGAGCGCATCAACACGTACAACCTCAAGCTGACCGAGGTGCGCATCCAGATTGCCGCCCAGCAGGCGCGCGTGGAGGCCATCCAGAAGCTGCGCAAGGCGTCGCCCGAGGACGAGACGTGGGCGGAGGCGCTCACGGGCATGAACGAGGGCCCCATCCAGGACCTGCGCCGCAGCTACACGGAGCTGCGCGTCAACTGCGCGGAGCTGGGCGAGCGCTACCTGGCCGAGCACCCGAAGCTGCTGGAGTGCAACCGCAAGCTGGGCGTGGTGCGCGAGGACTTCCTCAAGAGCCTGAGCAACGTGGTGCGCGGCGCGGAGACGGCGCTGAACGAGGCGGTGGCGCAGGAGAAGAACCTGGTGCGCCTGCTGGACACGGCCAAGGCGGAAGCCTTCGTGGTGAACAAGAAGTCCATCGAGTTCGACCGGCTCAAGCGCGAGTCGGACAACAACCAGCGCCTGTACGAGCTGGTGGCCAAGCGCCTCAAGGACATCGAGCTGTCGGGCCTGCTGCGCACCAGCAACGTGCGCGTGCTGGACGCGGCGCGGCCCATCCTGGCGCCGGTGAAGCCCAACGTGCGCCGCAACCTGGCGATGGGCCTGGTGCTGGGGCTCTTGGCGGGCCTGGGCGCGGCGCTGCTCCTGGACCTGCTGGAGAACAGCGTGGCCACGCAGGCGGACGTGGAGGAGCGGCTGGGGCTGGCGTTCCTGGGCGTGGTGCCGCGAATCGAGGGCAGCAAGGCGCCGCGCGAGCGCGACCTGTACGTGCACCGCGAGCCCAAGTCGTCGGTGGCCGAGTGCACGCGGGCCATCCGGACCAACCTCCTGTTCATGTCGCCGGACAAGCCCTTCAAGACGATGGTGGTGACGTCCAGCAGCCCGCAGGAGGGCAAGTCCACCACCTGCATCAACCTGGGCGTGGCCATGGCCCAGAGCGGCAACCGCGTGCTGCTGCTGGACACGGACATGCGCCGGCCGCGGCTGCACCGCGCCTTCGGGGTGCCCAATGAGATGGGCATCTCCTCGCTGGTGGTGGGCGAGGGCACGCTGGACAAGGCGGTGAAGAGCACCGAGGTGCCCGGCCTCTTCGTGCTGCCGTGCGGTCCGCTGCCGCCCAACCCGGCGGAGCTGCTGCACACCCAGGCCTTCGCGGAGCTGCTCAAGTCCGTCTCCGAGCGCTTCGACCGCGTCATCCTGGACAGCCCGCCCATCAACGCGGTGGCGGACGCGGCGGTGCTGGCGACGCAGTGTGACGGCGTGGTGCTGGTGCTCAAGGCGGGCAAGACGAACCGCGAGTCGGCGCGGCGCGCGCTGCGCTCGCTGGCGGACGTGCAGGCGCGGCTGTACGGCGCCATCCTCAACGACGTGGACCTGAAGGCGCCGCGCTACGGGGACTCGTACCTGGCCTACCAGCAGGGCTACGGGCAGTACGCCGAGGACACCAAGGACGGGGTGGCGCAGTCGTGA
- a CDS encoding glycosyltransferase family 4 protein has product MKRQRRLVTVSHSYVVTLNRRLANEMARVGGGDWDVTAVAPRFFHGDLSPLTLQREPGESARVEDVRALFTRSLHAFVYGPELRARLAGGVDLVHSWEEPYVLAGLEVALLTPRRVPLVFCTAQNLSKRYPPPFAQVERFVVQRSAGWVAWGETVKDNLLARPGYAKRPARYIPMGVDVDLFNPDRAAGEDLHRELGWAPSGPPVVGYLGRFVPEKGVTLLMEALEKLTTPWRALFVGGGPMEGALRDWASRHEDRVRVLTGVPHTGVPRVLNAMDVLCAPSQTTPKWKEQFGRMLAEAFACGVPVLGSDSGEIPRTIGDAGLVLPESSPAAWTTALAGLLENPERRGELSTHGRERAVTRFAWPVVARAHLDFFTETLDRR; this is encoded by the coding sequence GTGAAGCGGCAACGCCGGCTCGTCACTGTCTCGCATTCCTATGTCGTCACCCTCAACCGGCGCCTCGCCAACGAGATGGCGCGCGTGGGCGGAGGTGACTGGGACGTCACCGCCGTGGCGCCCCGCTTCTTCCACGGCGACCTGAGCCCCCTCACCCTCCAGCGCGAGCCGGGTGAGTCCGCGCGCGTGGAGGACGTGCGCGCCCTCTTCACCCGCTCGCTCCATGCCTTCGTCTACGGGCCGGAGCTGCGCGCGCGCCTCGCCGGTGGCGTGGACCTGGTGCACTCCTGGGAAGAGCCTTACGTGCTCGCGGGCCTGGAGGTGGCCCTCCTCACCCCGCGCCGCGTGCCGCTCGTCTTCTGCACCGCGCAGAACCTCTCCAAGCGCTACCCGCCCCCCTTCGCGCAGGTGGAACGCTTCGTCGTCCAGCGCTCCGCGGGCTGGGTCGCCTGGGGCGAGACGGTGAAGGACAACCTGCTCGCCCGGCCCGGCTATGCGAAGCGCCCCGCGCGCTACATCCCCATGGGCGTGGACGTGGACCTGTTCAACCCCGACCGCGCCGCCGGTGAGGACCTGCACCGCGAGCTCGGATGGGCGCCCTCGGGCCCGCCCGTGGTCGGCTACCTGGGACGCTTCGTCCCCGAGAAGGGCGTCACCCTCCTCATGGAGGCGCTGGAGAAGCTGACCACGCCCTGGCGCGCCCTCTTCGTCGGCGGTGGGCCCATGGAGGGCGCCTTGCGCGACTGGGCCTCACGCCACGAAGACCGGGTGCGCGTCCTCACCGGCGTGCCCCACACCGGCGTGCCGCGCGTGCTCAACGCCATGGACGTGCTGTGCGCGCCCAGCCAGACGACCCCGAAGTGGAAGGAGCAGTTCGGCCGCATGCTCGCGGAGGCCTTCGCCTGCGGCGTGCCCGTGCTCGGCAGTGACTCCGGAGAGATACCGCGCACCATCGGCGACGCGGGCCTCGTGCTGCCCGAGTCCTCCCCCGCCGCGTGGACCACCGCGCTCGCCGGCCTGCTGGAGAATCCCGAGCGCCGCGGGGAGCTGTCCACGCACGGGCGCGAGCGCGCCGTCACCCGCTTCGCCTGGCCCGTCGTCGCACGGGCCCACCTCGACTTCTTCACCGAGACGCTGGACCGACGCTAA
- a CDS encoding glycosyltransferase, whose translation MRVLHVYSGNLYGGIETFLHTVAREQGLQPGLTHEFALCFEGRLSRELREAHATLHLLGAARVGRPWTVWRARTALRELLQRERYGAVICHAIWPQALFGPVVRAAGVPLVFYQHDALNGRHWLERWARVTQPDLVISNSRYSAGTLATVYPRAPWRLGYCPVTAPVTDGAPARRARLREELGAGDGEVVIVQASRMQEWKGQRLLLEALARLRQVPGWRAWVAGGAQRPEEERYLDGLKAQVVALGLTERVRFLGHRSDVPALLEAADIHCQPNLGPEPFGIAFVEALRAGLPVVTTAMGGPLEIVDATCGVLVPPSPATLATALLRLIEDPEARGRLGAAGPARAKTLCDPSAFLHRLEQALRDMPAGAPRA comes from the coding sequence ATGCGCGTGCTGCACGTCTACAGCGGCAACCTCTATGGCGGCATCGAGACGTTCCTGCACACCGTCGCGCGGGAGCAGGGGCTGCAGCCCGGGCTGACGCACGAGTTCGCGCTCTGCTTCGAGGGCCGGCTGTCCCGGGAGCTGCGTGAGGCCCATGCCACGCTCCACCTGCTGGGCGCGGCGCGGGTGGGCCGCCCATGGACGGTGTGGCGCGCGCGGACGGCGCTGCGGGAGCTGCTCCAGCGCGAGCGCTACGGCGCCGTCATCTGCCACGCCATCTGGCCGCAGGCGCTGTTCGGCCCGGTGGTGCGCGCGGCGGGCGTGCCGCTCGTCTTCTACCAGCACGACGCGCTGAATGGCCGGCACTGGCTGGAGCGCTGGGCGCGCGTGACGCAGCCGGACCTCGTCATCTCCAACAGCCGCTACTCCGCCGGGACGCTGGCCACCGTCTACCCGCGCGCGCCGTGGCGGCTGGGCTACTGCCCGGTGACCGCGCCGGTGACGGACGGTGCTCCGGCGAGGCGCGCGCGGCTGCGCGAGGAGCTGGGCGCGGGCGACGGCGAAGTGGTCATCGTCCAGGCCAGCCGCATGCAGGAGTGGAAGGGCCAGCGGCTGCTGCTGGAGGCGCTCGCGCGGCTGCGCCAGGTGCCCGGCTGGCGGGCCTGGGTGGCCGGTGGCGCCCAGCGGCCGGAGGAGGAGCGCTACCTGGACGGGCTGAAGGCCCAGGTGGTGGCCCTGGGGCTGACGGAGCGCGTGCGCTTCCTCGGGCATCGCTCGGACGTGCCGGCCCTGCTGGAGGCCGCGGACATCCACTGCCAGCCCAACCTGGGGCCGGAGCCGTTCGGCATCGCCTTCGTGGAGGCGCTGCGGGCCGGGCTGCCGGTGGTGACGACGGCGATGGGCGGGCCGCTGGAAATCGTGGACGCGACGTGTGGCGTGCTCGTCCCTCCCTCGCCGGCCACCCTGGCCACGGCGCTGCTGCGGCTCATCGAGGACCCCGAGGCGCGCGGGCGGCTGGGCGCGGCGGGGCCGGCTCGCGCGAAGACGCTCTGTGACCCCTCGGCCTTCCTGCACCGCCTGGAGCAGGCCCTGCGCGACATGCCCGCTGGAGCGCCCCGCGCATGA